The genomic region GAGCCACCCATATTGCATGGTACGTGTCAAGTTTATTTACTGAAATATTCACTTTCCAAAGTCTTCACACCTAAAAAAGTGTGAAAACTCACATTGAccacacacatcctacacacatcaggcaaaaagaaagaaaactcgTAAGACCAGGTCATACCACTGAGAAGAGAGCCACCGTCCAAGACATCTAACCACTGTCTTGTTCATGCGTGTCATTTCCTTTTAGATGGCCCACACTAAAATGGCGGGCTTTAAAAAGCAAACCTGACTGCATACGTTCCTCACCTCAAGTCAGACGTGTCCCTCTGAAAGTGCCTTATTTGCAGCATGCTTGGCTCTCAATTGTGCAATTTAACAAATCTAAATATACTTAAGTCCCATTACTGAGACCATGGTAACTGCTTCAGCACTGTTAATCCTATGATTTCGCTTAAAAACGTATTCAGTTCCTTTTGGTGTACATTCTTATTTTCACAAGGTATAACCTTACTATTCAGGTGTCTGttttacaaacactcacacctaAAGAACATCTTCCCACTATGTGGAAAAGTGCTTTTAATAGTTTTATACAGTTTATATTTTTCCTTTTGGAATACCACACAGGCATACTTTAGCTAAAAGTTCTATCATGTAATGTTTATTGATTGTTAATTGTTATCTTAATTTgttcttgtcttttttgtttcttgTCTTCTTGCTTTCTACTTAATGTGTTCAAGTTCCTTACAAAATCCCATCTCTTTTCAAGACCTTCAAATGAATGTAGTTTTAGTACGTTACAAAAAGCCTTGAACTGGCCGGTTTTGGTGCGATTAATGCTTAATACACGAGAAGACATCTGAGAATGGCTAAACCTAAACGTACAGTCAGTAATAGAATAATATTAAAAGTAGTCGACTCAAGATTACTCATTGGGATGTTCAGCAGCTACACTGTCACTTATCCTGGACATGGAATGATGCTATGATGTCCTTTTCATTTCAGTGACAGTCATTCACAGTTGAGTGTAACCAAAGTCAACCTTACAGTACCTTCaggagggagaaacagcagtGTGTTTCCCCGCCTCCACAGTCCTATGTGAGGGCCAGTCATCAGTCTAGTCTTTTAAGGTGTCTGTGTAGAATATATGGAAAAGAAAGAGCATAAACCATGCTAATGCCAGCCAGTGAATTGCACTTTGCCTTGAAGAGCTTTTCAAGCATCTTCTAAATcttcctttttgtcttttttgccttccccttctccctcccctgctTCGCTACCATCCCTTCGCCTCTTCCGGTTCCGGGCACCAGCCTTCGATGCCGGCAGGGAATCCATGCCAAGGACTTTGTGAATCTGCCGGAATGCGAGTAGCCGCAAGGCGTGCTAAAGAAAGAAGAGGTGCAGAtgtcgttaaaaaaaaaagccttaaaAATACACTTAATATAGAAATAACCACAGCATAGCGTGATTACCTGTGCGCTTGCGGTTATATCCTCTCTGGCTTGTTTGCTCATACCATTCAGAGCGTCGGTCTGGTCTTTCTCACAGGGGTCCAGCAGACCAGGGCCATCTGAGTGAAACAGGCAGAAGTGTGTTAGTACACAACGAGTGTCAGGTGCACTGCGGCATGCAGAACTAAACAAAAATCCATGCTCTTTTTTAATTCTTCCATTACAGCTTGCTAAGCTTAAAATGAGGATTTTCAACAATTTGAAAGACGTTTTCACCTTCACAGTTCCACAGTGAAGGAAGGGAAAGCTAACGAGCGCTAACCTGGCATGAGGGTTCCAGTAGCGAGGCATTCTAGGACTCGGCGCATGGCCTCTCCTGGACTCAGAGGACTTGAGGCACTACTAATGGCCTTCTCGACCAGCAGCTCCATAGCCTGCCAGTATGGAAGGATAACAGTAAGCACAACGGACCTTAAAATGACATTGTTTCCCAAGACTCAGAAACAACTCACCCAGCTTGGAATCTTTCCCCAGGTTGGTACTCGCTGACAGAGGTCACGCAACACCCTGATGATGATCACACAGGACTGTAGGCCATTGGCTCGAGCCTGAGACATGacatacacagcacatacaGTTTTCATGCAGTGTACGGCACAACACGCACTacacatttttataaaaaaaaatgtttacatttacacatcTAGATATGCACACAATTCAAAcaatgtgcatatatgtgtacaAAATCCAAACAAAGCCTAGTCTTTATTTACCTGAAACCATTTGGCATGACGCAAAGCTGCTAGGTACTCTAAACACCTCTTCTTGCTGAGAACATCTGGTGGGTCTTTTTCTGTCACTACTAAGGTAAAGAAGGAACTTTGTTAATTAGTCACTACTATTAGTTGATACAATACAAAGCTTTTGAAACAGAATGAACTGCCATTTTACATAAGAGAAAAACTGTGATACCTTAGAGGAACATTAGTACAAAACCAATTCTCCTTTTGTGACACAGAGTCAGAGGTGTATGCCTGGGACAGTACATAAACAAGGATAACCCATGTATAGATGTAACAAGTTAGCCAGTGAGGATGATGACCTCAAGATGAATACTCAAGGTCATTACGGGATGTCGACATTTCATGTCCTCGTTCCTGGAAAGAGTGACCACTTGAGTAAATCGTGTGAAATGAAACTAATTTCAGGACAGATTttcactgaaaacaaaacaacctgTGTAGGTCTGTTGATACAGAGAAACTCAACAAACCCAGACAGGCCAGGGTTTtataaaaagataaaaacaaaagattaaaacaaaatggaaaCAACTCCCAAAGGTATTTTGGCAAATGCAAAACAATGGTATTAATGATCACAAGGCACAGTAAACCATTAACTCAAAAATCCATTTTTGTGTGTAATAAGGTGCACGATGACATAAGAGGTCACATAACACGTCCTTATGTGACCTTATTAAAACTTAAAATCACTTACAATTCTCTTCTACCTTccagggatgagagagaagtgGTGCAATAATTAATACTGCATAATACTCAATAGTGTACTCCTACATGACTAGACAATAGACACTTTATGTGGCATGTAAATATGAAACATTTGAAATGCCACATAAGAATGTGATGGGAAAAGTTATTATCTATCCCTAAATGGAAGTCGGGCTGATTCAAATGAGCCTACAAGCCAAACCCAGCTCCTTTAAGCTGAAAAGAGTAACCAGACTCTCGtccctgggtgtaacatttacaaacagatgATCATTTCCACCACGGCACCTGTCCACTGTTAAAAGAGTCTATGTTGGCAGCAGACGCTTGCCACTGTGGCATAGAAAGGTGAGAGATCCCGCTTCCAATGTAAATTGAGATtccatgaaaataaacaaataaataaataagcaaacaaTGTAGGGAGGGTCTGGACTACTTATGACCTGAACCAAATAACACAGACAAAATAACACGGCTGGCCAATCGTTTCATTACACCCAAAGTGAAGGGGGTCGGGGAGACCAGTTGGACGTTCTTAAAGTCCGGGTCTCAAGTTGCTCCCAGATGCTTTGGGGGCAGCAGACTTTTGTCTTTGGgtcaggagagacacacagtgcaTTTGGACTGAAAGCATGGCTTCTCTAACCTTTCTCGGCCGCCTTGGCTCCTGCCTGTTCCTCCTTGttgggggcaggggcagggtcTTCCCTCATCACTGGCGATGTAAGAGAGATGGTGACCTGCATTTTTGGTTCCTTGCTCGAAAAAATCACGATGTTGGCTTCGTCTGGGTGAGCCTGCACCTCATACTGATCTTCAGAAAATGTCTGCCGGTTAAAAGGACACTGCAGATTACTCACTACAGAGGAGGTGCTGCTGGGGGCTGCTCCAGTTTTAGAGGGCCGTTTCAGCCCGTCTCTAACATCTGGAGTGCATAATGCACTCAGGGTGACTTTCTGTCTGTAACAACAATATATTTGAACAATATCCGGacaatataaaacaaaacagggGATACGTCCTTGCATTCAGATCAGATTGTTAGATTTTGTGGATGTGTTATGGCTTTACTTTGTAATTCAGATCAGATTGTTTGATTTTGTGGATGTGTTATGACTTTACTTTGTAATTCTTACACAAATTATTGCCCCAGGGTCACTCTGTAGGGTTTGAGTGTCGTAACCAGGCAGTTGCACTAAAGATCAGTTAAAAGCACTTGCAATgacacattcactcaaacacatcaTGGTGATCATCCTCAGCCTACCCCTGTGCATTTGTTTGGTACTTCTTTTGACAGATTTGTGGGAATTAGTGAGCTCTAAAtgatgtgtgtaaatgagtggaATTACAAACATCTGTAAAGCTGAGTTGAACAGCAGTTTTAAGTCATTAAACTGAAAATTCATCTGAGGTGCAAACTCAGAATCTCCAGGATTCTTAATGcttttttaagtgtttgtgtttcatttatttgtctCCAGTAAAATATCCACAGGAAGACCTAATAATGTTGTTCCCCATACTACTCAAATGACTCAACCAAATGGCTGACGTCCCACCATTTCACAACAGGACCACACACAGTTTGAACCTTTTAGTCATATCCATACTTCATATTACCCAAACTTGGTCTGCACTCAGTAAGGTGATTGGTATGGAAAGAAAAATGTCTCTGTATGTATTGATTTCTCTGGATTTGTAGATGCGCTTACCGTAATCCGCAAATATTCACCGATTTacaattgtgtttttgtatccacaaacacagaacttCTTATTTGTGACTTTTAAGTTCTCTTTTGAATAAACGTACTATGATTTGTACAGATTAatgtttgtaaatatacacattataatttgtaaaaatgtgtcttttgcatgtgtatttgtctaGAAAAGTAATTTGTAaaagtgtatttctgtgtgtgcagtgttgaaTCTGCAATATATGGACCATCCATGTCCACTTGTTTGGAGGGGGGCACATTTGTGTGGATTAAGACCTATTTGTTGtagatgatgttttttttttatttactttttataAATTATGAAGTATATGTTTACAAGTCGATACTAATTTGTACAAATCACAAGCCAAGTCACAAGTAAGGAGTTCTGCGTtcgtggaaaaaaaacatatttgtaaATCGTTGAATATTTGTTGATCATGGTAtgtgcatttacaaataattaTGAGACGTTTTTCTCTCCATGGTTTGGGGTCATCAGCAGTTTGGCATAGTTCACTAAATGTACATCAGCAGTCATCGGTCCAATGAAGTGTCCATTTTCCATGCTGTTTCCATCTGTGCCAGTCTAAAACAGGCTTTTGCTCTGGACCTGTCCCACATCAGCTGTCAGCTCAGTGTCGGCTCAAGTCTAACAACACCCTTTAGGAGGTGCAATCTCAAAATCTCCTTGAACACAGCAAATCAGCTCTTTTGGCTCATCACATTCGATCAGATTCAGGGTCATAACATTTCTTCAACCTACATTGGAACTCTTCATCTAGTTCAGATATGTGAACTCTCTTTTCTCTGGGAGTCAAGGTGAATCTATATTTGTGGCCAATTCACTCAAAAActaggttttaaaaaaaaagtacaaaatccGATTCCAGAGACAAGATTTTCTGCacatgtgtgcttatgtgtccCCTTATGTTGACACAACCCCTGTTGAGAAGGCTCTTACCGCTAACTGACTGGGTAACTGCTCAGCGACCATCTTCAAGAGTGAGCAGGTGGGCTTCTTGGCAGCCAGGAGAATGAGCTGGACGTTCTTGTCTCCATGCAGCAGCAGGCCCTTGGCTAAGATCCCCACCCGCATCACCCCCTTCAGCATCCGGGCCTGGGGATCAGCGCTGAGTTCATGAcgggagaaacacagaggaggggaagagataaGAAACCACCCAAGCATCACGGACAGTCAAGTCCAAAGCTGAtacagtgagtgagtcagtccCAAGTTCAACATAAcataacttaacttaacttaacttaacttaagaatgtaagttaagttaagtgcaAAAACATATTACAATTGTTACGCTTTGACAGATCATATCCTTTCCAGGTTTATCTGAAATGTTGCTTCATCATCTGTGGTCACTGACAGCCTTGATGTCTACATGTTTTGCGGTGGTTTTAGAACACATGGGTAATTTCTCAAATATTCCCACCCACATGTTCATCACACTGCCTAACAATTTTCAAACACTCCTGAAAGGCAGATGTGTATCTTTAGATCTATCTTCACATTGATAGGCAtcatgtttgtgtcagtgttgtcacaGGGGACTGCCAGACTGAGCCTTACACTTTCTCTTGCTCTGCGTCTTTAGCGTCGTCACCACAGGCCGCCTCCTCCAGCAGGGAGTCGGAGACCAGCTTGAGGGCCCTCTCTGAGTGCGAGACGATCCTCTGCACGGCCTGGAGCTCGTCTTCCACTGGGTAGATGGTGGAGTGTTTGGCCATGATGTGCCGGTCGTCTGGGGATACAGGCCGTCGGACAGGCTGCAGGACGGGAGGATTTACAAAGACTGAGGCTGGGCTGAGGCTTATAATGGTGTTTCTATATATAATACAACCTATGAGTGAAAATAGTCATAGCTCTGAGTgcaacacaagcaaacaaagcGTTTCACCCCAGCAGACCCACAGCAGAACTTGAACCTGAAATTGTTTTCTAGCTGCTATCAATATTATATATGATCAGAAAATGATGTGTGCGGTACTATGACCACATCCAGCTCAGCAATACATCTAGTGACTGACAGCAACACAGGTTTATGATATCTAAAAGCACTGACTATTGTAGTTACTGCCATTGTCAACCTTCTCATCTGTCACATTTTAAACACAAGATaaggacagaaacacagaggatTTAGAGGAAGGTTTCAAATACAAGAAGAAATTAAGAAAATTTGTATTATGAAACTACAAAAGCCATGACACAGTAATGACCCACAAACACCTCCCACAAGTTTCAGTTCTAGTGAATACCACATacttacattcatacatacttcCTGCCTTGCCCTGGTTTAAGAGTGTCTACATTAACAATCTCTTCAGCTTCTAATTTCATAAACCGAAACAAAAAGACTAACAGCCTCAGTCATGAtctaaatatatgtgtgtgtaaagtgaacGTGTATGCACATGTCAAGTGTAATTGATAAATGTGCAACAGACTCTACTTCAGAGTTCATTGAGCAAACCTCCTTCAGTGGGTCTTTGCTTCAAACACTGACCTCCACCTCATTCCCCTGTGCATGGGACTATTTGACACTGACCTCCACCTCATTCCCCTGCGCATGGGACTATTTGACACTGACCTCCACCTCATTCCCCTGTGCATGGGACTATTTGACACTGACCTCCACCTCATTCCCCTGCGCATGGGACTATTTGACACTGACCAGAAGAGGAGGAACAGGCATGCCAGGCCGGCTCATGAGCGGGGGAGGCCCCATCCTGCGCCGCTGCTCCCCCCAGTAcatctgctcctcctccagcctcctccagTACAGCTCTTCCTCATAGCGCCTGCAATAGAATAGGGGAAGCACAGAGAAAGATCAGCCGTGTTCTGAGGAAAGACCCACACAGTGGAGAAGacgagaaaaagaagaagaggaactaATGGTGGAAAGAACTTTTTCCCTGTTGCCGTGGATCTATGTACATGAATGATGCCCTGTGTGGAGAACCATCCCATGTGAAGCTGCATGCCTTTTAATCACACGGTGGCTTTTCCGCTTTTTTCAGTTGAAATGAACCTCGTGGGTCTGGCTCAGTGCTTGGCACATGGTGTTGAGGAACTTCCTCTGTGATGGGGTTCCCCATTCGCCCAACCACACATTAGCACACAGGCACCCGCCCCCCCTGTACCCTCCCAGGTCTGACCTCATCTCCATGTGCCAGCGCTGCTCGTCCTCCTGCTGTCTCTTCAGCACggccttctgcttctgcttcctCAGCTTGCCCTCCTGCAGCTTCCGCGCGCGGTTGCTCGGCTTGATCTCCACCGGCAGCTCCGGGTTCACTTTTTTCTGCAGGTGGGCGGAAAAATGTCACTGCATATCAGACACCCCCATTACGCACTGTAGGCCTCATCTAAGATGATGCTGGAGTGGGAGGATGATATAGGTTCACAGTTGGCTTGCAAAGGCTGCCACCTTGTGGTAAAGGCATTGTAAGACCAATGGACTAAAATGTGTAGGCTCCAGTCAACAAACTCAATAGTCTTTTAAGTCGTCTTTTTATGGTTGTTTGCCCACCTTGTACTGCAGGCGGTGCCTCCGTCCCTTCAGATGCATCTCTTTAGCGTTGGGATCATTAAAGCTGCATTCGCAGAGCTTGCAGTGGAAACGGATGACCTTCCCATCCTCATTGTGAACCTGCAAAATCGAAGGCATGCGATCATTACAGGGAAATCAATGTAATCCCCGCCAGACAAAAAGACAATAAATGTCACAGGCCAAATCCATACTGTAGAAAAagcatgtttttaaaacatggCCGTGGGCCAAACGCATAGAGAGAGCATCATGCTGTTCGGAGTCTGTCCACTTACCTCCTCCACATAGTCGTGGCCTACAGGCTGAACGTCCCCCTGGCCTCCCACACTGtccccatcatcatcactgtgtTCGTCTGATTTGACCGGTGTCTGTTTGACCTCCTCCAGCTTTGCCGGGATAGGCAGGGTGGGTTTAGCTAGGACATCAAAGATGTGAAATGGTTGGACATGATGGATATGTAAAGTTTCATCAGACACCTATACATCTAATTTGCATAAATGTGCTTGCAATGTCTTTCTTCACCTTAATCATTTACAtatgaaaaaaatgacattcgGGCGTACATTAAAAGCAACAATCACAACATTCGGCAACATGGTAGAAAAAATACCAGATTCTCTGTACAGCTACATTGCCAAAGCAATCACTACGCAAAAGGTGTGGGATTTGTTACAGCTGACTCCTACCAACAATAGGTGCTTTGGGTGGGACAGATCTTTTTGCAGGTGTTGAGGCCTTGGCGTTGTTTAGTAAAGTAGCTTTTGGAGgtgtagcagcagcagtggtggtagCAGCAGCGGAAGACGTGACGCTGGGATTTGTAGGCTTTCCAGCAGTCACTGTAGTGGTGACTGGAGCAGAGTTCACCAACACCGGCTCAGTAGAGGGGATGGGCTTGCCAAGCTTTGTGTGCAACTTCACTACCTGTAGAAAACACATTCCTCACTGATTGGAGACACAGTGGACATCTTGAGTCAGACACTACACTACCCACTGGCTGTTTTAGTTGAGAGTAAAACAAGCAATTAAGCATGGTTTCATCGAGAGCAACCGATAACACAACAAAGGCAAAACATGGCAGCGTGTGTACATGCCTTTTGTCAGTTAGTGAAAGAGAATGAAACTGTTGCATCACTACTGGTCTCTACCTTAATCACTCGGACAAGAGCAGTATGGTTTGCTAATACATGACCAGTGGCTACGGCTGCCATGCTAACCTTCTGGTGCTTGGCCCCCCGTATGTGTGCTGCATAAGCGTCTGCTCCAGTGCAGGAGACGTCACACAACTCGCAACGCAGCTGAGTCTGGGCACCACGTGGCCCGTTGCTGGGCTGACTGCCTGACTTCAGACTTGCCTCCTTCTTCTTGTGCTTCTGGCCTTCTAAGTGCTCACGGTATGTCTGTGAAGGAAAAGAATAAGGCTGGGTATTGGCACAGATGCCCTGATGAAGCTATCGATTCGATAGGAATGAGATATGAAACACTATATAGCAGTtttctatatttatttatttatttatttatatttatttatttatttagccatATTGAGATGTTTTTAAAAATAACTTAAAGGGGGGCATTGGTTATTATTGGACTTTCTTTAATATGACAATTAGGTGATGTTTAACCATTGTGGAAATGAACCTAGAAAAACTAAAAATGCAAAAGTTCGACCCAGAAATTTTACAGATTGATATCGAATTGAACAAATTTTAAAAAGGgcaatgtgactgtgtgtgaaagatcTTTTCTGTGATTGATTGACTATTTCACCAACATAAACTATATGTTAATACATTTCATCTTGGCCATATTTTACATCAATTATCTCTATTGTGCAACACAATTAAATAACAAACCAA from Clupea harengus chromosome 10, Ch_v2.0.2, whole genome shotgun sequence harbors:
- the zfr2 gene encoding zinc finger RNA-binding protein isoform X1, whose product is MTTDRYSGSENAKMAASNYYGFTHGAGPQYSTQPPNAYSHPTSASYSVQPVAGVAHAVTASYAPAPTPQAARPVASAPYPGYQTQPAPEYAYRQQDPTPQPTTVPQTYQVFTEADNYTYGRAATVGNYENKQYYQTTIAPAQRAPSDTYFQPGLKSGYSPVSTGYTQPPPQRQVTALKPLAPASSVASSYSIYPVSTSVQQPPTPISTYTPSSSYNVNSTATSYSGISYSSYDSTGYTSTPSYYQPAQLPPPQSQPPPQQPPPPQQPPKQLTNSSWSNAGSNMVTAPAVSSYKKPVFHQSKLQKPKGPPKQPQLHYCDICKISCAGPQTYREHLEGQKHKKKEASLKSGSQPSNGPRGAQTQLRCELCDVSCTGADAYAAHIRGAKHQKVVKLHTKLGKPIPSTEPVLVNSAPVTTTVTAGKPTNPSVTSSAAATTTAAATPPKATLLNNAKASTPAKRSVPPKAPIVAKPTLPIPAKLEEVKQTPVKSDEHSDDDGDSVGGQGDVQPVGHDYVEEVHNEDGKVIRFHCKLCECSFNDPNAKEMHLKGRRHRLQYKKKVNPELPVEIKPSNRARKLQEGKLRKQKQKAVLKRQQEDEQRWHMEMRRYEEELYWRRLEEEQMYWGEQRRRMGPPPLMSRPGMPVPPLLPVRRPVSPDDRHIMAKHSTIYPVEDELQAVQRIVSHSERALKLVSDSLLEEAACGDDAKDAEQEKVADPQARMLKGVMRVGILAKGLLLHGDKNVQLILLAAKKPTCSLLKMVAEQLPSQLATFSEDQYEVQAHPDEANIVIFSSKEPKMQVTISLTSPVMREDPAPAPNKEEQAGAKAAEKVVTEKDPPDVLSKKRCLEYLAALRHAKWFQARANGLQSCVIIIRVLRDLCQRVPTWGKIPSWAMELLVEKAISSASSPLSPGEAMRRVLECLATGTLMPDGPGLLDPCEKDQTDALNGMSKQAREDITASAQHALRLLAFRQIHKVLGMDSLPASKAGARNRKRRRDGSEAGEGEGEGKKDKKEDLEDA
- the zfr2 gene encoding zinc finger RNA-binding protein isoform X2, giving the protein MTTDRYSGSENAKMAASNYYGFTHGAGPQYSTQPPNAYSHPTSASYSVQPVAGVAHAVTASYAPAPTPQAARPVASAPYPGYQTQPAPEYAYRQQDPTPQPTTVPQTYQVFTEADNYTYGRAATVGNYENKQYYQTTIAPAQRAPSDTYFQPGLKSGYSPVSTGYTQPPPQRQVTALKPLAPASSVASSYSIYPVSTSVQQPPTPISTYTPSSSYNVNSTATSYSGISYSSYDSTGYTSTPSYYQPAQLPPPQSQPPPQQPPPPQQPPKQLTNSSWSNAGSNMVTAPAVSSYKKPVFHQSKLQKPKGPPKQPQLHYCDICKISCAGPQTYREHLEGQKHKKKEASLKSGSQPSNGPRGAQTQLRCELCDVSCTGADAYAAHIRGAKHQKVVKLHTKLGKPIPSTEPVLVNSAPVTTTVTAGKPTNPSVTSSAAATTTAAATPPKATLLNNAKASTPAKRSVPPKAPIVAKPTLPIPAKLEEVKQTPVKSDEHSDDDGDSVGGQGDVQPVGHDYVEEVHNEDGKVIRFHCKLCECSFNDPNAKEMHLKGRRHRLQYKKKVNPELPVEIKPSNRARKLQEGKLRKQKQKAVLKRQQEDEQRWHMEMRRYEEELYWRRLEEEQMYWGEQRRRMGPPPLMSRPGMPVPPLLPVRRPVSPDDRHIMAKHSTIYPVEDELQAVQRIVSHSERALKLVSDSLLEEAACGDDAKDAEQEKVADPQARMLKGVMRVGILAKGLLLHGDKNVQLILLAAKKPTCSLLKMVAEQLPSQLATFSEDQYEVQAHPDEANIVIFSSKEPKMQVTISLTSPVMREDPAPAPNKEEQAGAKAAEKVTEKDPPDVLSKKRCLEYLAALRHAKWFQARANGLQSCVIIIRVLRDLCQRVPTWGKIPSWAMELLVEKAISSASSPLSPGEAMRRVLECLATGTLMPDGPGLLDPCEKDQTDALNGMSKQAREDITASAQHALRLLAFRQIHKVLGMDSLPASKAGARNRKRRRDGSEAGEGEGEGKKDKKEDLEDA